A single genomic interval of Hippoglossus stenolepis isolate QCI-W04-F060 chromosome 24, HSTE1.2, whole genome shotgun sequence harbors:
- the dock9b gene encoding dedicator of cytokinesis protein 9 isoform X8, with product MASSAAPEARKFTRGLNKPGTAAGLRQSVSEAVRTSVLVVKPKIIEPLDYENVLVQRKTQIISDVLRDMLQFPTDDFQISTLQRQGRTLFSTVPETAEKEAHSLFVQECIKTYKSDWHVVNYKYEEYSGDFRQLPNKVSRPEKLAAHLFEVDEDVEKDEDTASLGSQKGGVSKHGWLYKGNMNSAISVTMRSFKRRYFHLAQLGDGSYNLNFYKDENTSKEPKGTIFLDSCMGVVQNSKVRRFAFELKMQDKSTFLLAADSEAEMDEWIGTLNKILHSSFEQAMQEKRNGDLHDDEEHGKTDLTPGGFQDSFQTARDIESKMRSEARLKLFTLDPYTQKLDFSGIEPDVRQFEEKFGKRVLVRCNDLSFNLQGCVAENEEGPTTNVEPFYVVLSFFDVQNSRKISADFHVDLNHPLVRQMTAGSGNRQDVQINGGGDGVLSGRKLPEEALQYPKQGVFSVTCPHPEIFLVARIEKVLQGGITHCTEPYMKSSDSAKMAQKVLKNAKTACNRLGQYRMPFAWAARPVFKDASGTLDKTSRFSAVYRQDSSKLSDEDMFKLLTDFRKPEKMAKLPVLLGNLDVTIDSVPPDVTNCVTSSYIPVKSFEGDGPGSALLEVEEFVPCIAKCSQPFTIYKNHLYVYPKQLKYDGQKSFTKARNIAVCIEFKDSDEDEAQPLKCIYGRPGGPLFTKQAYAAILHHQQNPEYYDEIKMELPTQLHEKHHLLFTFYHVSCDSNSKKKDQVETPVGTAWLPLLRDGRVIMNEQQLPVAANLPAGYLGSQDGVTKHSGSEIKWVDGGKPVFKVSTHLVSTVYTQDQHLHNFFHHRQSMEMSEQASEGELVKYLKSLHAMEGHVMVNFLPTTLNQLFCVLTRATVEDVAVNVTRVMVHVVAQCHEEGLEHHLRSYVKFVFKPEPYSSTNVKTVHEELAKAMTAILKPSTDFLTSNKLLKHSWYFFEALVKSMAQYLMESGKVKLSRIQRFSASFYHAVETLVNMLMPHITQKYKDNLDAAHNANHSLAVFIKRCFTFLDRGFVFKQINNYMNCFVPGDPKTLYEFKFEFLRVVCSHEHYVPLNLPMPFGKGRIQRFQDLQLDYSLTDDFCRNHFLVGLLLREVGGALQEFREVRQIAIQVLKGLMIKHTFDDRYAAKSQQARLATLYLPLFGLLQENVHRLDIKESAPLSTHSNVREDSLVPNSAAPPQKPGGCIENALHKDVFGVISGTASPHSSTPNVSSVHHADSRGSLVSTDSGNSLLDKSSDKTNSLEKNQCASALGSTMLRCDKLDRDEIKNLLMCFLHILKSMSEEALFAYWNKAASSELMDFFTLIEVCLHQFRYMGKRFIARSQEGAGPVAPDRKSLTLPVSRNRAGILHARLQQLGNLETAHTFNNMYSHTEADVSSQCLLEANVSTEVCLTVLDTLSIFIMGFKTQLNSDLGHNPLMKKVFQVHLCFLQIPQSEAALKQVFTSLRTFIYKFPCTFFDGRADMCAFLCYEILKCCNSKLSSIRSDAAHLLYFLMKSNFDYTGRRSFVRTHLQVVIAVSQLIADVIGIGGTRFQQSLSIINNCANSDKSIKHTAFPSDVKDLTKRIRTVLMATEQMKEHENDPEMLVDLQYSLAKSYTSTPELRKTWLDSMARIHNKNGDLSEAAMCYVHVAALVAEYLWRKGMFRQGCSSFRVITPNIDEEAAMMEDVGMQDVHFNEEVLMELLEECADGLWKAERYELIADVYRLIIPIYEQRRDFEKLTHLYDTLHRAYTKVMEVMHSGKRLLGTYFRVAFFGQGFFEDEDGKEYIYKEPKFTPLSEISQRLLKLYSDKFGQENVKIIQDSGKVNPKDLDSKYAYIQVTHVIPHLDDKELEDRKTDFEKSHNIRRFVFETPFTVSGKKQGGVEEQCKRRTVLTTTHCFPYVKKRIAVMYQHQTDLSPIEVAIDEMSAKVAELRLLCSASEVDMIRLQLKLQGSISVQVNAGPLAYARAFLDDSSAKKYPDNKVKQLKEVFRQFVDACGQALGVNERLIKEDQQEYQDEMKANYRDLARELSNIMHEQINPVEDGTRSALSDSMGIFNAISGTPTGANPHGSTTVL from the exons GTCAAGCCGAAGATCATAGAGCCTCTGGACTATGAGAATGTGCTCGTCCAGAGGAAGACCCAGATCATCAGTGATGTTCTGCGGGACATGCTGCAGTTTCCCACCGACGACTTCCAG atcTCAACCCTCCAGCGGCAGGGCAGGACTCTGTTCTCCACCGTGCCGGAGACTGCTGAGAAAGAAGCTCACTCACTGTTTGTTCAAGAG tgcATCAAAACCTACAAGTCCGACTGGCACGTGGTCAACTACAAGTACGAGGAGTATTCTGGAGACTTCCGTCAGCTGCCAAA TAAGGTGTCAAGACCGGAGAAACTGGCAGCTCATCTGTTTGAGGTGGATGAAGACGTGGAAAAAGACGAG gacacAGCCTCCCTGGGATCCCAGAAGGGAGGAGTGTCAAAACACGGCTGGCTGTACAAAGGCAACATGAACAGTGCAATCAGTGTGACTATGCGT TCTTTCAAGAGAAGGTACTTCCACCTGGCTCAGCTTGGAGATGGATCCTACAACCTCAACTTCTACAAAGATGAGAACACCTCCAAAGAACCCAAAGGAACCATCTTCCTTGATTCATGCATGGGGGTTGTTCAG AACAGCAAAGTGCGTCGGTTCGCCTTCGAGCTGAAGATGCAGGATAAAAGCACGTTCCTTCTGGCTGCAGACAGCGAGGCAGAGATGGACGAGTGGATCGGGACCCTCAACAAGATCCTCCACAGCAGCTTTGAACAGGCCATGCAGGAGAAGAGGAACGGAGACCTGCACGATG ATGAGGAGCACGGAAAAACAGACCTCACCCCCGGAGGTTTTCAAGACAGCTTTCAG ACCGCCAGAGATATTGAGTCCAAAATGAGAAGTGAAGCTCGCCTGAAACTCTTCACTTTGGACCCTTACACACAG AAACTGGACTTTTCTGGCATTGAACCAGACGTGCGGCAGTTTGAAGAGAAGTTCGGGAAGCGAGTCCTGGTCCGCTGTAACGACCTGTCCTTCAACCTGCAGGGCTGCGTTGCAGAGAATGAAGAGGGGCCGACAACGAAT GTGGAGCCCTTCTATGTGGTCCTGTCTTTCTTTGACGTCCAGAACAGCAGGAAGATCTCAGCCGACTTCCACGTGGATCTCAACCATCCACTGGTCCGACAAATGACAGCAGGTTCTGGTAACAGGCAGGACGTGCAGATTAATGGCGGTGGTGATGGAGTGTTGAGCGGCCGCAAGCTCCCAGAGGAGGCTCTCCAGTACCCCAAGCAGGGGGTGTTCTCAGTCACATGCCCCCACCCAGAGATCTTCCTAGTGGCCAGGATTGAGAAGGTCCTGCAGGGGGGGATTACTCACTGCACTGAACCCTACATGAAGAGCTCGGACTCTGCTAAG ATGGCTCAGAAGGTGCTGAAGAATGCAAAGACAGCTTGTAACAGACTGGGACAGTACAGGATGCCATTCGCTTGGGCTGCAAG GCCTGTGTTCAAAGATGCGTCGGGAACTTTGGACAAAACGTCTCGCTTCTCAGCTGTTTACCGACAGGACAGCAGCAAGCTGTCGGACGAGGACATGTTCAAACTGCTAACTGACTTCAGAAA ACCAGAGAAAATGGCCAAACTCCCTGTGCTCTTAGGAAACTTAGATGTAACTATCGACAGTGTGCCCCCGGATGTCACCA ATTGTGTCACTTCCTCCTACATCCCGGTGAAGAGTTTTGAAGGTGACGGGCCGGGCAGCGCTCttctggaggtggaggagttcGTACCCTGCATCGCTAAGTGCTCCCAACCATTCACCATCTATAAAAACCACCTGTACGTCTACCCGAAACAACTCAAGTACGACGGGCAGAAATCCTTCACGAAG GCCAGGAACATTGCTGTTTGCATTGAATTCAAGGATTCTGATGAAGATGAGGCCCAACCACTGAAG TGCATCTATGGTCGTCCAGGAGGTCCTCTGTTCACCAAGCAGGCGTATGCAGCCATCCTGCACCACCAGCAGAACCCTGAGTACTACGATGAG ATAAAGATGGAGCTCCCCACCCAGCTGCATGAGAAGCATCACCTCCTCTTCACCTTCTATCATGTCAGCTGTGACAGCAACAGCAAGAAGAAAGACCAAGTGGAGACTCCAG TGGGTACAGCCTGGCTGCCTCTGCTGAGGGATGGCAGAGTCATCATGAATGAACAGCAGTTGCCTGTGGCGGCGAATCTACCCGCCGGGTACCTGGGCTCCCAGGATGGTGTCACcaag CACTCTGGCTCAGAGATCAAATGGGTAGATGGAGGAAAACCTGTGTTCAAAGTCTCAACTCATCTTGTTTCTACAGTTTACACTCAG GACCAGCACTTACACAACTTCTTCCATCACCGTCAAAGCATGGAGATGTCAGAACAAGCATCGGAGGGGGAGCTGGTTAAATACCTGAAG AGTCTCCACGCAATGGAGGGTCACGTGATGGTCAACTTTCTGCCCACCACCCTCAACCAGCTGTTCTGTGTCCTAACCAGAGCCACAGTTGAGGACGTGGCTGTCAACGTGACCag ggtGATGGTGCATGTTGTAGCACAGTGCCACGAAGAGGGACTTGAACATCACCTGCGATCTTATGTCAAG tttgTGTTCAAGCCAGAGCCTTACTCCTCCACCAATGTGAAAACAGTTCACGAGGAGCTGGCTAAAGCCATGACAGCCATACTGAAGCCATCTACTGACTTCCTCACTAGCAACAAGCTGCTGAAG cacTCGTGGTATTTCTTTGAAGCTCTGGTGAAGTCAATGGCTCAGTATCTCATGGAGAGTGGAAAGGTCAAG CTCTCGAGGATTCAGCGCTTTTCTGCTTCGTTCTACCACGCGGTGGAGACTCTGGTCAATATGCTGATGCCCCACATCACCCAGAAATATAAAGACAACCTGGATGCGGCTCATAATGCCAACCACAGCCTGGCAGTTTTCATCAAG CGCTGCTTCACCTTCCTGGACCGAGGCTTCGTATTCAAGCAGATCAACAACTACATGAACTGCTTTGTGCCTGGGGACCCCAAG ACCTTGTACGAGTTCAAGTTTGAGTTCCTGCGGGTCGTCTGCAGCCATGAACATTATGTTCCTCTAAATCTTCCCATGCCATTTGGAAAGGGGAGAATACAGAGATTCCAAG ATCTCCAGCTCGACTATTCTCTGACTGATGACTTCTGTCGAAACCACTTCCTGGTGGGCCTGCTGCTCAGGGAGGTGGGCGGGGCTCTTCAGGAGTTCCGAGAGGTCCGTCAGATCGCCATCCAGGTGCTGAAGGGCCTGATGATCAAACACACGTTCGACGACCGCTACGCTGCGAAA AGCCAACAGGCCCGACTCGCCACCCTTTACCTCCCTCTGTTCGGCCTCCTCCAGGAGAACGTCCACAGACTCGACATCAAGGAGTCAGCACCTCTCAGCACCCACAGT AATGTGAGGGAGGACTCTCTGGTGCCGAACTCTGCGGCGCCGCCTCAGAAACCCGGGGGTTGCATAGAAAACGCCCTCCACAAAGACGTGTTCGGGGTCATCTCTGGAACAG CGTCCCCTCACAGCTCCACTCCCAATGTCAGCTCAGTTCACCACGCAGACTCCAGAGGCTCCCTGGTCTCCACGGACTCTGGAAACAGCCTTCTGGACAAGAGCAGTGACAAGACCAACTCCCTGGAGAAG AACCAGTGTGCGTCGGCTCTGGGCAGCACCATGCTGCGCTGCGACAAACTGGACCGGGACGAGATCAAAAACCTGCTCATGTGCTTTCTGCATATTCTCAAGAGCATGTCCGAGG AGGCTCTTTTTGCTTACTGGAACAAAGCAGCCTCCTCAGAGCTGATGGACTTCTTCACATTAATAGA AGTCTGCCTCCATCAGTTCAGATACATGGGGAAGAGATTCATCGCCAG GAGCCAGGAGGGGGCAGGGCCTGTGGCTCCAGACAGGAAGTCTCTGACTCTACCTGTGTCTCGTAACAGGGCGGGGATCCTGCACGCccgcctgcagcagctgggaaATCTGGAGACCGCACATACCTTTAACAACA TGTACAGTCATACAGAAGCAGATGTGAGCAGCCAGTGTCTGCTGGAGGCCAATGTGTCGACAGAGGTGTGTCTGACTGTGCTGGACACACTCAGCATCTTCATCATGGGATTCAAG ACTCAGCTGAACTCCGACCTGGGTCACAACCCCCTGATGAAGAAAGTGTTCCAGGTGCATTTGTGCTTCCTGCAGATCCCTCAGTCAGAGGCTGCCCTCAAACAGGTCTTCACCTCACTCAGGACCTTCATCTACAAG TTCCCCTGCACCTTCTTTGACGGCCGGGCCGACATGTGTGCCTTTCTGTGCTACGAGATCCTCAAGTGCTGTAACTCCAAGCTGAGCTCCATCCGCAGCGACGCCGCCCACCTCCTCTACTTCCTCATGAAAAGTAACTTTGACTACACGGGCCGCAGGTCCTTTGTGCGAACACACCTGCAG GTGGTTATTGCTGTCAGTCAGCTGATTGCAGATGTCATCGGCATCGGGGGAACCCGCTTCCAGCAGTCTCTCTCCATCATCAACAACTGTGCCAACAGTGACAAGAGCATCaag CACACGGCGTTTCCCTCCGACGTGAAGGACCTCACCAAGCGCATCAGGACAGTGCTGATGGCCACCGAGCAGATGAAGGAGCACGAGAACGACCCGGAGATGCTGGTGGACCTCCAGTACAGCCTGGCCAAGTCCTACACCAGCACGCCCGAGCTCCGCAAGACCTGGCTGGACAGCATGGCACGCATCCACAACAAGAACGGAGATCTGTCAGAG GCAGCCATGTGTTACGTGCACGTTGCAGCTCTGGTGGCTGAGTACCTGTGGAGAAAAG GAATGTTCAGACAGGGATGCTCTTCTTTCCGAGTCATCACCCCCAACATCGACGAGGAGGCGGCCATGATGGAGGATGTGGGGATGCAGGATGTTCACTTCAACGAG GAGGTGCtgatggagctgctggaggagtgtGCTGATGGCCTCTGGAAGGCGGAGCGTTACGAGCTCATCGCTGATGTCTACAGGCTCATCATTCCCATCTATGAACAGCGCAGAGACTTTGAG AAACTGACCCATCTGTACGACACCCTCCACCGTGCCTACACCAAAGTGATGGAGGTGATGCATTCTGGCAAGAGACTGCTGGGCACATACTTCAGAGTGGCCTTCTTTGGACAG GGTTTCTTTGAGGACGAGGATGGAAAGGAATACATCTATAAGGAGCCGAAGTTCACTCCGCTGTCTGAGATCTCCCAGAGACTCCTGAAGCTCTACTCTGACAAGTTTGGACAGGAGAACGTCAAGATCATTCAGGACTCCGGCAAG GTGAACCCAAAGGACCTGGACTCCAAGTACGCCTACATCCAGGTGACCCACGTCATACCCCACCTGGACGACAAGGAGCTCGAGGACAGAAAGACGGACTTCGAGAAGAGCCACAACATCCGGCGCTTCGTGTTCGAGACGCCGTTCACCGTGTCGGGCAAGAAGCAGGGCGGAGTGGAGGAGCAGTGCAAACGGCGGACGGTTCTCACCA CCACCCACTGTTTCCCTTATGTGAAGAAGCGCATAGCCGTCATGTACCAGCACCAGACCGACCTGAGCCCCATCGAGGTGGCCATTGACGAGATGAGCGCCAAGGTGGCCGAGCTGCGCCTGCTGTGCTCAGCCTCGGAGGTGGACATGATCCGGCTGCAGCTCAAACTGCAGGGCAGCATCAGCGTTCAG GTAAACGCTGGTCCTCTTGCCTACGCCAGAGCCTTCCTGGACGACAGCAGTGCCAAGAAATATCCCGACAACAAGGTCAAACAGCTCAAAGAGGTTTTCAG GCAGTTTGTGGACGCCTGCGGTCAGGCGCTGGGGGTGAACGAGCGGCTGATCAAGGAGGACCAGCAGGAGTATCAGGACGAGATGAAGGCCAACTACAGGGACCTGGCCAGGGAGCTGTCCAACATCATGCACGAGCAG ATCAACCCAGTGGAGGACGGTACAAGGAGCGCTCTGTCTGACTCTATGGGCATCTTCAACGCCATCAGTGGCACGCCAACAGGCGCCAACCCTCACGGCTCCACCACCGTGCTCTGA